Proteins found in one Heptranchias perlo isolate sHepPer1 chromosome 23, sHepPer1.hap1, whole genome shotgun sequence genomic segment:
- the tmem35 gene encoding novel acetylcholine receptor chaperone: MMVSSRTVTTVALSVALGLFFVFMGTIKLTPRLSRDAYSEMKRAYKEYAKALPVLKKMGITSILLRKFIGTLEVACGVVMTLVPGRPKDVANFTLLLVMLAVLFLHQLVGDPLKRYAHALVFGILLTCRLLIVRQADEKDKDTAAGVTAREGEAEEERKTETELGKGKLKSS; this comes from the exons ATGATGGTGTCGTCCAGAACAGTGACCACTGTGGCTCTCTCTGTGGCCTTGGGTTTATTCTTTGTCTTCATGGGAACGATCAAACTGACCCCACGTCTGAGCAGAGATGCCTACAGTGAGATG AAAAGAGCGTATAAGGAATATGCCAAGGCTCTGCCAGTCTTAAAGAAGATGGGCATCACCTCCATCCTGCTGCGGAAATTTATCGGGACGCTGGAGGTGGCGTGTGGCGTCGTCATGACGCTGGTACCTGGGAGGCCCAAGGACGTGGCTAACTTCACCCTGCTCCTGGTCATGCTGGCGGTACTTTTCTTGCACCAGCTGGTGGGTGACCCACTCAAACGCTACGCCCACGCACTGGTCTTTGGGATCCTGCTGACCTGCCGACTGCTGATCGTGAGGCAGGCCGATGAAAAAGACAAAGACACGGCAGCGGGAGTCacggcgagggagggggaggctgaggaggagagaaagaccgagactgAACTCGGAAAAGGAAAACTGAAATCCTCCTAA